Proteins encoded in a region of the Deinococcus misasensis DSM 22328 genome:
- a CDS encoding HD domain-containing phosphohydrolase: MNTAPPEAVSHQALQALLNASQEGLLLLHFQQDTSDWLILHANTAAQQITGLGGLSGQSFKAVFPISESDVARIAQGAELVVGSYHLTVQPLEDHTLTVVCRPHEAPLEHVFEQTDSFLRIYDQDGRCTYASPSVQRLLGYTSEELLALKPEALVHPEDHRLIRSEHDINLQAVDLGEEFPFEYRMLNHAGEVRWVSSRSRKVVKSSGVTEYHLTTCDVTSRKHAELEAQERQERYAALLNLTYHFETVNDPDDLAIGALQAVLPLTEYKYGAYIKFVGQQAVVLWDSGGADSQLNHELKAMAQRINKIRFLLMFRKLGPQLYQAGSTSALDQMLGNPALWASFGVLPIHGNGEVLGFLLLGAPTRMTASDSTHKLLTVVSERVSLTFGRLVDVANLSRAREETLRAMGLVLEYRDFETKGHTERVTELAGRLGKRLNVTPEEMDDLRLGAYLHDVGKVAISDMVLLKPGKLTDEERKHIQEHPQVGYHLLQGIPTLRPSVLDVVLYHQERWNGTGYPEGLSGKSIPYLARIFAVVDVYDALTSDRPYKKAFTWQAACEILEKEAGTFLDPEIAREFINMITEAHSDEALEHLNPAE; encoded by the coding sequence CAACACTGCAGCCCAGCAAATCACCGGTCTGGGAGGACTGTCCGGCCAGAGTTTTAAAGCGGTGTTTCCCATTTCCGAGTCGGATGTGGCCCGCATTGCACAGGGGGCTGAACTGGTGGTGGGCAGTTACCACCTGACCGTGCAGCCTCTGGAAGACCACACCTTAACGGTGGTGTGCAGGCCCCATGAAGCACCACTGGAGCATGTTTTTGAGCAGACCGACAGCTTCTTGAGGATTTACGATCAGGATGGAAGGTGCACGTATGCCTCTCCTTCGGTGCAGCGGTTGCTGGGCTACACCAGCGAGGAACTCCTTGCCCTGAAACCCGAGGCTCTGGTGCATCCCGAAGACCACCGTTTGATCCGCTCAGAGCACGACATCAATTTGCAGGCTGTGGACCTGGGCGAGGAATTCCCTTTCGAGTACCGGATGCTGAACCATGCCGGTGAGGTGCGCTGGGTGTCTTCCAGATCGCGCAAAGTGGTGAAAAGCTCTGGGGTGACAGAATACCACCTGACCACCTGTGATGTGACCTCACGCAAACACGCTGAATTGGAGGCGCAGGAACGGCAGGAACGCTACGCAGCGTTGCTGAACCTCACCTACCATTTTGAAACGGTGAACGATCCAGACGATCTGGCCATAGGGGCTTTGCAGGCTGTTTTACCCCTCACAGAGTACAAATATGGGGCGTACATCAAGTTCGTGGGCCAGCAGGCAGTGGTCTTGTGGGACTCTGGCGGAGCAGATTCTCAGCTCAATCACGAGCTGAAGGCCATGGCCCAGAGGATCAACAAAATCCGGTTCCTGCTGATGTTCCGCAAGTTGGGGCCACAACTGTATCAGGCAGGCAGCACGTCGGCTCTGGACCAGATGCTGGGAAATCCTGCCCTGTGGGCCAGCTTTGGAGTGTTGCCCATCCACGGCAACGGTGAGGTGCTGGGCTTCCTGCTGCTCGGGGCACCCACCCGCATGACCGCGTCGGATTCCACCCACAAGCTGCTGACGGTGGTTTCTGAGCGGGTCAGCCTGACCTTTGGCCGTCTGGTGGATGTCGCCAACCTGAGCCGCGCCAGAGAAGAGACCCTGCGTGCCATGGGCCTGGTGCTGGAGTACCGGGACTTTGAAACCAAAGGTCACACCGAACGGGTCACCGAACTGGCCGGACGCCTCGGGAAACGCCTGAACGTCACCCCAGAAGAGATGGACGATTTGCGCCTCGGGGCTTACCTGCACGATGTGGGCAAGGTGGCGATTTCCGACATGGTGCTGCTCAAGCCCGGCAAACTCACCGACGAGGAGCGCAAGCACATTCAGGAGCACCCTCAGGTGGGTTATCACCTGCTGCAAGGCATCCCCACCCTGCGCCCGAGTGTGTTGGATGTGGTGCTCTACCATCAGGAACGCTGGAATGGCACGGGGTATCCAGAGGGGCTCTCTGGAAAGAGCATCCCTTATCTGGCCCGGATTTTTGCAGTGGTGGATGTGTACGATGCCCTCACCAGCGACCGTCCTTACAAAAAGGCCTTCACATGGCAGGCCGCCTGCGAGATTCTGGAAAAAGAAGCCGGCACCTTCCTTGACCCTGAGATTGCCCGAGAGTTCATCAACATGATCACCGAGGCCCATTCCGATGAGGCTCTGGAGCACCTGAACCCTGCTGAGTGA
- a CDS encoding cytochrome P450 family protein, producing the protein MTLAFADLLSSPAFLNDPYPVYRDLRNHAPVLWYSHSGVTGGMWFVSRHEDAEMVLKDQRFTKDIAKVTPMQRQMGAHMLDADPPDHTRLRGLVSQAFTPRVVAALEPKIRNITEELMSYVQKGEDFSLIEGLAFPLPIIVIAELLGVPDKDRHLFREWSAALIDGADILTVTDPAVAQKAQAAMGSIFKYFDDLIKVRRHDLQDDLISLMISAEDQQGKLTHGEILSSCFLLLIAGHETTINLIGNGFHALSQHPEQLEVLQSRPELLSNAVDELLRFDAPVQRATFRAALEDLEIAGTPIQKNQQVSVMIGSANRDERVFTNPDRLDVTRTASKHLGFGRGIHFCLGAPLAKLEAQIAFEHLLPLGLPEIRHVQRRPSTMFRGFHDLTVRWK; encoded by the coding sequence ATGACCCTTGCATTTGCCGATCTGTTGTCCAGTCCAGCATTTTTGAATGACCCTTATCCGGTTTATCGGGACCTGAGAAACCATGCACCTGTGCTCTGGTATTCCCACAGCGGGGTGACGGGTGGAATGTGGTTTGTCAGTCGCCATGAAGATGCCGAAATGGTCCTCAAAGACCAGAGGTTCACCAAAGACATCGCCAAAGTGACCCCCATGCAGCGCCAGATGGGTGCCCACATGCTGGACGCCGATCCACCAGACCATACCCGCCTGAGGGGTCTGGTCAGTCAGGCCTTCACGCCCAGAGTGGTGGCCGCTCTGGAACCCAAGATCCGCAACATCACCGAAGAACTGATGTCATATGTCCAAAAAGGGGAAGACTTCAGCCTGATTGAAGGGCTTGCCTTTCCTTTGCCCATCATCGTGATTGCCGAACTGCTGGGGGTGCCAGACAAAGACCGCCACCTGTTCCGTGAATGGTCAGCGGCCCTGATTGATGGTGCAGACATCCTGACCGTCACCGATCCTGCTGTGGCCCAGAAAGCGCAGGCTGCCATGGGCAGCATCTTCAAGTACTTCGATGACCTGATCAAGGTGCGCAGGCATGACCTGCAAGACGACCTGATCAGCCTGATGATCTCTGCTGAGGACCAGCAGGGCAAACTGACCCATGGTGAAATCCTGTCTTCTTGCTTCCTGCTTTTGATTGCTGGGCATGAGACCACCATCAACCTGATTGGCAACGGCTTTCATGCCCTGAGCCAGCACCCAGAGCAGTTGGAGGTGCTGCAAAGCCGTCCAGAACTTTTGTCCAATGCTGTAGACGAACTGCTGCGTTTTGATGCTCCAGTGCAAAGGGCCACCTTCCGGGCTGCGCTGGAAGACCTTGAAATCGCTGGAACCCCCATCCAGAAAAACCAGCAGGTCTCTGTGATGATTGGCTCTGCCAACCGCGATGAACGGGTTTTCACCAACCCTGACCGTCTGGACGTGACCCGCACGGCCAGCAAGCACCTCGGGTTTGGTCGGGGGATCCACTTCTGTCTGGGTGCGCCTCTGGCCAAACTGGAAGCCCAGATTGCTTTCGAGCACCTGCTGCCTCTGGGCCTTCCCGAGATTCGCCATGTGCAGCGCAGACCCAGCACCATGTTCAGGGGCTTCCACGACCTGACTGTGCGCTGGAAGTGA
- a CDS encoding metallophosphoesterase, with protein sequence MLKVYAIGDVHASWGSLWRALKATPLIDDQGNPTALMKTGDYQIILTGDLIHPKTLMEYSMMTGIDGFDPENPQHLSSAARSQIRELNRLKRTFDACEGHMHILLGNHDDAALTHKFSLGSGFGTKHNEFDPNKGGREFPEELRTWMESFPREIIVGRTHFGHVGPMPTHAIFDEFFYSTREHKTWWEKSPEWVQMFGYVFGVYGHTVMKEGIHLDPEERFAMIDALETGQILELGFGPDLSQKPEVRILSFKA encoded by the coding sequence ATGCTTAAGGTGTATGCCATCGGAGATGTGCATGCCAGCTGGGGTTCGCTCTGGCGTGCCCTCAAGGCCACGCCCCTCATTGACGATCAGGGCAACCCCACAGCCCTGATGAAAACCGGGGATTACCAGATCATCCTGACCGGTGACCTGATTCATCCCAAAACCCTCATGGAGTACTCCATGATGACGGGCATTGATGGCTTTGACCCCGAGAACCCCCAGCACCTGTCCAGTGCTGCCCGTTCTCAAATCCGCGAACTGAACCGCCTGAAACGCACTTTTGATGCCTGTGAGGGGCACATGCACATTTTGCTGGGTAACCACGATGATGCAGCCCTGACCCACAAATTCAGTCTGGGCTCCGGGTTTGGCACCAAGCACAACGAATTTGACCCCAACAAAGGTGGCCGTGAATTCCCCGAGGAACTGCGCACCTGGATGGAAAGTTTCCCCAGAGAAATCATTGTGGGACGCACCCATTTTGGCCATGTGGGACCGATGCCCACCCATGCCATTTTCGATGAGTTCTTTTATTCCACCCGTGAACACAAAACCTGGTGGGAGAAATCCCCCGAGTGGGTTCAGATGTTCGGGTATGTGTTCGGGGTGTATGGACACACAGTCATGAAAGAAGGCATCCATCTGGACCCAGAAGAACGTTTTGCCATGATTGACGCTCTGGAAACAGGCCAGATCCTTGAACTGGGCTTTGGTCCTGACCTCTCCCAGAAGCCTGAAGTGCGGATCTTAAGCTTTAAAGCCTAA
- a CDS encoding ARPP-2 domain-containing protein, producing MNIPDTLHLQGLKAAPSQVYGAFRLVPLIREKPCLDVRLTPERYQQDFSRVELDDHTEYWSFIPHGYLLNWAKGNETQVTLGAHLQKGTRKETLSHLTLLNHQRMVKRQHSHGVRLLPLHLSMEAFLAFHFGGPDIAWMEYSRFARQYGLGMRSERAVSGRALYLFEDALRTFEIHEGQVGVLIYTAEKLASAFVVPTPEDYRLMHRTLLDDFYGDLIYQYALWSDSQDLRPHLPVEGKKDLAGLRDALRQARADWADFSTRTMGVDLLGRPIFKQTIYKPAQLRLERFMTDLNLQSTNTLGERLIRQDGEVLYLKTFQLGADQTKRAYWLQQLSGNQWHIENTAKSLNLTAEDVVRSLHRVGFGHLLNPEVLKKAMKGK from the coding sequence ATGAACATTCCTGACACCCTCCATTTGCAGGGCTTAAAAGCTGCACCTTCTCAGGTGTATGGGGCGTTTCGTCTGGTTCCCCTGATCCGCGAGAAACCCTGTCTGGATGTGCGCCTGACCCCAGAGCGCTACCAGCAAGATTTCAGTCGGGTTGAGCTGGATGACCACACCGAATACTGGTCGTTCATTCCCCACGGATACCTGCTGAACTGGGCCAAAGGCAATGAAACGCAGGTCACGCTGGGCGCGCACTTGCAAAAAGGCACCCGCAAAGAGACCCTGAGCCACCTGACCCTGCTCAACCACCAGCGCATGGTGAAAAGGCAACACTCGCACGGAGTGCGTTTGCTTCCCCTGCACCTCAGCATGGAGGCTTTTCTGGCCTTTCATTTTGGAGGTCCAGACATCGCTTGGATGGAGTATTCCCGTTTTGCCAGACAATACGGCCTCGGGATGCGCAGTGAAAGGGCGGTCTCAGGACGTGCCCTCTACCTTTTTGAAGATGCCCTGCGCACCTTCGAAATCCATGAAGGGCAGGTGGGCGTACTGATTTACACCGCCGAAAAACTCGCCAGTGCTTTTGTGGTCCCCACCCCCGAGGATTACCGCTTGATGCACCGCACCCTGCTGGATGATTTTTACGGTGACCTGATTTACCAGTACGCCCTCTGGTCGGACAGTCAGGATTTGCGTCCTCACTTGCCTGTGGAAGGAAAAAAGGACCTTGCAGGCCTCCGTGATGCCTTGAGGCAGGCCAGAGCAGACTGGGCCGATTTCAGCACCCGCACCATGGGCGTGGATTTGCTGGGGCGTCCCATCTTCAAACAAACCATCTACAAGCCTGCCCAGTTGCGACTGGAGCGCTTCATGACCGACCTCAACCTGCAAAGCACCAACACCCTTGGGGAAAGACTGATCCGTCAGGATGGGGAAGTCCTGTACCTGAAAACCTTCCAACTGGGTGCAGACCAGACCAAAAGGGCCTACTGGTTGCAGCAACTCTCTGGGAACCAGTGGCACATTGAAAACACCGCAAAAAGCCTGAACCTCACTGCAGAAGATGTGGTCCGCAGCCTGCACCGGGTGGGATTTGGACATTTGCTCAATCCAGAGGTGCTCAAAAAGGCGATGAAAGGGAAGTGA